One part of the Spiribacter salinus M19-40 genome encodes these proteins:
- a CDS encoding mannose-1-phosphate guanylyltransferase/mannose-6-phosphate isomerase has product MAAAGLSVHPVILSGGVGSRLWPLSRETYPKQFLDVAASGRTLVQQTLERLEGMPDLAAPIVVCNQAHRFLVAEQLRDNPLGAAQILLEPVGRNTAPAVGVAALQAMRDAPDAILAVFPADHLVEAPAALRTALSEAVQAAEAGWLVTFGVVADRPETGYGYIEAGEPVSNQATARQVQRFVEKPDDAGAQAFLEAGGFYWNAGMFVMRASRYLEALQQHAPDILRGCEAAMAEAERDLDFIRLGEGGFAHCPSDSIDYAVMEPTDAAVMVPLEAGWSDLGSWSTLMSAGAADGQGNVLLGDVIAEDSHNSYVRAESRLVATVGLKDHVVVETADSVLVAPRDRVHEVKAVVQRLQADGRAEAVEHREVHRPWGSYEGLIRADRFQVKRIVVNPGCRLSLQMHHHRTEHWVVVKGTAQVTRGDEVFLLGEDESTYISLGTVHRLENPGMIPLELVEVQSGSYLGEDDITRIEDVYGR; this is encoded by the coding sequence ATGGCCGCCGCGGGTTTGAGCGTTCATCCAGTCATCCTCTCCGGCGGGGTGGGATCGCGCCTTTGGCCGCTGTCCCGCGAGACGTATCCCAAGCAGTTCTTGGATGTGGCAGCCAGTGGCCGCACCCTGGTGCAGCAGACGCTGGAGCGCCTGGAGGGCATGCCAGACCTGGCTGCCCCGATCGTGGTGTGTAATCAGGCGCATCGCTTCCTGGTCGCCGAGCAATTACGGGATAACCCCTTGGGCGCCGCGCAGATCCTGCTCGAGCCGGTGGGCCGTAATACCGCACCGGCGGTGGGCGTGGCCGCGCTGCAGGCGATGCGGGATGCTCCGGATGCGATCCTCGCGGTGTTCCCCGCTGATCACCTGGTCGAGGCGCCGGCCGCGTTGCGCACCGCGCTCAGCGAGGCCGTGCAGGCCGCCGAGGCCGGTTGGCTTGTCACGTTTGGCGTGGTGGCTGACCGCCCGGAGACCGGCTATGGCTACATTGAGGCAGGCGAGCCGGTCTCGAATCAGGCCACGGCCCGCCAGGTGCAGCGTTTTGTCGAAAAGCCCGATGACGCGGGGGCGCAAGCGTTTCTTGAAGCGGGCGGGTTTTACTGGAACGCGGGGATGTTTGTGATGCGCGCGTCGCGGTATCTGGAAGCGCTGCAGCAGCATGCCCCGGATATTCTTCGGGGTTGTGAGGCGGCCATGGCCGAGGCCGAGCGGGATCTCGATTTCATTCGTCTGGGCGAGGGCGGATTCGCGCATTGCCCGAGTGATTCCATTGACTACGCAGTCATGGAGCCGACCGACGCCGCGGTCATGGTGCCCCTGGAGGCCGGCTGGAGTGATCTGGGATCGTGGTCAACGCTGATGAGCGCGGGTGCGGCCGATGGCCAGGGTAATGTCCTGCTGGGCGATGTCATCGCCGAAGACAGTCACAACAGCTACGTCCGCGCTGAGAGTCGGCTGGTGGCGACGGTGGGGCTGAAGGATCACGTGGTGGTTGAGACCGCGGACTCGGTGTTGGTGGCGCCGCGGGATCGGGTACATGAGGTCAAGGCGGTGGTGCAGCGGCTGCAGGCCGATGGCCGGGCCGAGGCCGTGGAACATCGTGAGGTGCATCGGCCCTGGGGTAGCTATGAGGGCCTGATCCGGGCTGATCGCTTTCAGGTCAAGCGCATCGTGGTCAATCCGGGTTGCCGGTTGTCATTGCAGATGCATCATCACCGTACCGAGCATTGGGTGGTGGTGAAGGGCACGGCCCAGGTCACTCGGGGCGACGAGGTGTTCCTGCTGGGGGAGGATGAGTCCACCTATATCTCGCTTGGCACCGTCCATCGCCTGGAAAACCCCGGCATGATCCCGCTCGAGCTGGTGGAAGTGCAGTCCGGCAGTTATCTGGGCGAGGATGACATCACCCGCATTGAAGACGTGTATGGCCGTTAG
- a CDS encoding UDP-glucose dehydrogenase family protein: MRITIFGTGYVGLVTGACFAEVGNDVVCVDVDGGKIDRLNRGDIPIYEPGLEGVVVRNREAGRLRFTTDTAAGVHHGQLQFIAVGTPPDEDGSADLRHVLTVAGSIAEHMTDYKVIVDKSTVPVGTADRVREAVDRGLAARGVTVDYAVVSNPEFLKEGAAVDDFMKPERVIIGSDDARARDLLHSLYSPFNRNHDRLISMDVRSAELTKYAANAMLATKISFMNELANIADRVGADIERVRIGIGSDPRIGYHFIYPGAGYGGSCFPKDVQALARTAHDVDYVPQLLQAVEEVNDRQKHYVFNRIREHFAGHLSGRCFAVWGLSFKPNTDDMREAPAGRLMESLWEAGASVRAFDPKAMAETRAIYGEREGLVLCDSPEAALEGADALVIMTEWNLFRSPDFEAMRERLAAPVIFDGRNLYDPDYLADLGYAYYAIGRPVQAPGNPGATE, from the coding sequence ATGCGGATCACGATTTTTGGCACGGGCTATGTGGGTCTGGTGACGGGGGCCTGCTTCGCCGAGGTGGGCAACGATGTGGTCTGCGTTGATGTTGACGGGGGCAAGATCGATCGGCTGAACCGCGGCGATATTCCCATTTACGAGCCAGGCCTGGAAGGGGTGGTGGTGCGTAACCGGGAAGCGGGTCGATTGCGCTTTACCACCGACACGGCCGCCGGCGTTCATCACGGGCAGTTGCAGTTTATTGCGGTGGGGACACCGCCGGACGAGGATGGCTCGGCCGATCTGCGCCATGTGCTGACGGTGGCGGGCTCGATTGCCGAGCACATGACCGACTACAAGGTCATTGTGGATAAGTCGACGGTGCCGGTGGGCACGGCTGACCGGGTCCGTGAGGCGGTGGATCGCGGTCTGGCCGCGCGCGGCGTGACAGTGGACTACGCCGTGGTCTCCAACCCGGAATTCCTGAAAGAAGGCGCGGCGGTGGATGACTTCATGAAGCCCGAGCGCGTGATCATTGGCAGTGATGATGCGCGGGCGCGGGACCTGCTTCACAGTCTTTATAGCCCATTCAACCGCAACCACGATCGGTTGATCAGCATGGATGTGCGCTCAGCGGAGCTGACCAAATACGCCGCCAACGCCATGCTGGCGACAAAAATCAGTTTTATGAACGAGCTGGCCAACATCGCCGATCGCGTCGGCGCGGATATCGAACGGGTGCGTATTGGGATTGGCTCGGACCCGCGCATTGGCTATCACTTTATCTACCCCGGAGCGGGGTACGGTGGCTCGTGTTTCCCGAAGGACGTTCAGGCGCTGGCGCGCACCGCCCACGATGTCGATTACGTCCCGCAGCTGCTGCAGGCCGTGGAAGAGGTCAACGACCGCCAGAAGCATTACGTATTCAACCGCATCCGCGAGCATTTCGCGGGGCATTTGAGCGGTCGCTGCTTTGCGGTGTGGGGCCTGTCATTCAAGCCGAATACCGATGACATGCGCGAGGCACCAGCGGGGCGATTGATGGAGTCGCTCTGGGAGGCCGGCGCGTCGGTGCGCGCTTTTGATCCCAAAGCGATGGCAGAGACCCGGGCCATTTATGGCGAGCGCGAGGGCCTGGTGTTATGTGACAGCCCCGAGGCGGCCCTTGAGGGCGCCGACGCGCTGGTCATCATGACCGAGTGGAATCTCTTTCGCAGCCCGGACTTCGAGGCCATGCGCGAGCGCCTGGCCGCGCCCGTCATCTTTGATGGCCGGAACCTGTACGACCCCGATTATTTGGCGGATCTGGGCTATGCCTACTACGCCATTGGCCGGCCGGTGCAGGCTCCCGGCAATCCGGGGGCGACAGAGTAA
- the deoD gene encoding purine-nucleoside phosphorylase yields MATPHINAEPGDFADTVLMPGDPLRARVIAENYLEDAKEVTNTRNMLGFTGQYRGQAVSVMGSGMGIPSMSIYAFELFNQYQVEKIIRVGTCGGVSPDVAVRDIIIAMGASTDSSVNRTRFGGYDFAAMADYGLLEATVTAARTAALNPRIGNVFSSELFYNPKPAIFEMMKAHGILAVEMEAAGLYGAAAEAGKRAVSVLTVSDHVVTGASTSADERQNSFQDMMKVALEAAVTAD; encoded by the coding sequence ATGGCTACCCCGCATATTAATGCCGAGCCCGGTGATTTTGCCGATACGGTCCTCATGCCCGGCGACCCGCTGCGGGCCCGGGTGATCGCCGAGAATTATCTGGAAGACGCGAAGGAAGTCACCAACACGCGCAATATGCTTGGGTTTACCGGGCAGTACCGTGGCCAGGCCGTTTCCGTGATGGGGTCGGGCATGGGGATTCCGTCCATGTCCATTTACGCCTTCGAGTTGTTCAATCAGTACCAGGTCGAGAAGATCATCCGGGTTGGCACGTGCGGCGGCGTGAGCCCGGATGTGGCCGTCCGCGACATCATCATCGCGATGGGGGCGTCGACGGATTCCAGCGTGAATCGCACCCGGTTTGGCGGCTACGACTTTGCCGCCATGGCCGATTACGGCCTGCTCGAGGCGACGGTAACGGCAGCCCGGACAGCGGCGCTTAATCCGCGCATTGGCAACGTGTTCTCCTCGGAGTTGTTCTACAACCCCAAGCCGGCGATCTTCGAGATGATGAAGGCCCATGGCATTCTGGCGGTCGAAATGGAGGCGGCCGGGCTCTATGGCGCCGCCGCCGAGGCTGGCAAGCGCGCGGTCAGCGTGCTGACTGTGAGTGACCACGTCGTCACGGGCGCCTCGACGAGCGCCGATGAACGGCAGAACAGCTTTCAGGACATGATGAAAGTCGCCCTGGAGGCGGCGGTGACGGCCGACTAA
- a CDS encoding HAD-IB family hydrolase — translation MQSDRALALFDLDGTLTRRDTLSDLLVRQFGVGRCLAAGVRLSPWLLGVLVGRVHRDTAKVYVLRHFFANMPATDFEALARHYALNHLEKLLRPKAWAQLDWHRQQGHRVIVISASIADWIRPWTERLGIELLATELERRHGRITGDLAGENCRGEAKVRRLKEILNPDAYQPIHAYGDTSGDTAMLALADHPVYRGLR, via the coding sequence ATGCAGTCCGATCGCGCACTGGCGCTGTTTGATCTTGACGGCACGCTGACACGACGCGACACGCTGAGCGATCTGCTGGTACGGCAGTTCGGGGTGGGGCGCTGTCTGGCGGCGGGCGTGCGCCTGTCGCCGTGGCTGCTGGGGGTCCTGGTCGGCCGCGTCCACCGCGATACGGCGAAGGTCTATGTGCTACGGCATTTCTTTGCCAACATGCCGGCCACCGACTTCGAGGCTTTGGCCCGTCACTATGCGCTCAACCACCTCGAAAAACTGTTGCGCCCCAAGGCATGGGCGCAACTGGACTGGCATCGTCAGCAAGGCCATCGGGTGATCGTGATCTCGGCCTCCATCGCCGATTGGATTCGGCCCTGGACCGAGCGCCTGGGGATTGAGCTGCTGGCGACTGAGCTCGAGCGCCGCCACGGCCGCATCACGGGTGATCTTGCCGGCGAAAACTGCCGGGGCGAGGCCAAGGTCCGCCGTCTCAAAGAAATCCTGAACCCGGACGCCTACCAGCCGATCCATGCCTATGGCGACACCAGCGGCGACACCGCCATGCTGGCCCTCGCCGACCACCCGGTCTATCGGGGTCTACGCTAG